DNA sequence from the Geminocystis sp. M7585_C2015_104 genome:
GAGGGAAAAGGGCTATGGCTTTTATGCCCGTCTGTGACACCTTGTACAACTCTTCTAACAGCAAATCGGGGGTATAACGGAAACAATTGGGCATCGAGGGAATCTCCTGTTTCTGGTTTTCTCCCTCCATCACAAATACCGGATAAATCAAGTCGTCTACTGTTAGGGTAGTCTCCCTTGTCATTGCCCGTATTGCTTCCGTGCGACGCAATCTCCTCGGGCGTTGTATTAGCTTCAGCATCTTTGTCTTTCCCTGTTTGTTTCCCACCCCCTCAGTATAATATAAAAATGATAATCATTAATATTTAATCTTTTGGGGAGAAAGGGGGTAGAATGGGTGTGGCAATAGAACAGTATTGGGAGAAGGGCTTGTAACTTTTCAGGAGGTAGCCGGTGAAGAGGGGATTAAGAATATTGACGGTGTTGGCTATAGCCTTGACGGTAGTAACTGTTTTCTGGATGGGGGGTGTGGAGGCGGAGAGGATAAGGGGGTGGATAGAGGATTTGGGGTGGTGGGCGCCGTTGGGTTACATTGTGTTTTATATGGTGGGGACAATTTTGCTGTTGCCTTCTACTCCCTTGAATGTGAGTGGGGGGTTGATTTTCGGGGTAGCCCAGGGGTTGTTTTGGACTAGTTTTGCTGCCGTTTTAGCTGCCATGGTGAGTTTTTTCTATGCCCGTTTTTTGGGTCATTCTTGGGCGCGACAGCGGTTTGGGGGTTATTTGAAGAAGATGGATGCGGAGGTGAAAAGGGGGGGGCTATGGTATATCTTTGCTTTGCGTCTTTTGCCTTTGATTCCCTATGGCATTGTCAACTATGGTGCCGGTTTGACGTCCATTAGCAGCAGAGATTATTTTGTGGGCACGGTTTTGGGCACCACTTTTGGGGTTTTCCCTTTTGTATTAATGGGTGCGGGCATTGCCCGAGGCAGTCTTTTGCCTTTTACTGTTTCCCTTTCTTTGATTGGCATACTGGTTTTCGCCGCCACATGGTACAGACGCCGCACCAAAGAGGGCAACTGGGGTAATGGATGTTAG
Encoded proteins:
- a CDS encoding TVP38/TMEM64 family protein; this encodes MGGVEAERIRGWIEDLGWWAPLGYIVFYMVGTILLLPSTPLNVSGGLIFGVAQGLFWTSFAAVLAAMVSFFYARFLGHSWARQRFGGYLKKMDAEVKRGGLWYIFALRLLPLIPYGIVNYGAGLTSISSRDYFVGTVLGTTFGVFPFVLMGAGIARGSLLPFTVSLSLIGILVFAATWYRRRTKEGNWGNGC